Genomic segment of Methanobacteriaceae archaeon:
AGTAATTTAACTTGAACAATGACAATGGATCCATCTTTCTCACCAAAACTCTTTCAGGAGAGAGTTAACTTATTATAAGGATAATGTATAATAATATGTAATAAAGATATATATTTAAAATGTTATAAATCGTAAATTAATAATTTGTAGCGATTAATATGGATAGTAAAGGACAAATTTCAGTTGAATATATTCTATTTTTGGGTTTTGTACTTGCCCTAATATTGGTTATAGTTTCTTATGTGGGCGAACAAAATGAACAAAACACTATAGCCACGGCAACGAGATTGGGAGCTGCTAATGCCTCTGCAGAAATCGGTATTGTGAATAATAATGTAAGACCAATACGTGTATCGAAAGTAGATATGACCGGAGGCACAAATATTAACATCACAATCTTCCTTTCAGATTCCAATCTAACCGAAATTCAAAAACAAACAATTCTTTCTGGTGTTCAACAGTCCATAGAATCCAGCGGATACACTGTGCAAAATGCAGGTAAAAACCTTACCATAACCACATCAAGACATAATTATCTAATTAAATTAAATTAGCTGATAAAATAAATCATAAATGATTAATCAATACAATTTCAAACTATATATCAACATTCAAATTTCAACATTCAAATTCTAAAAAGTAAGGGGATTTAAATGGAAGAAGATATTAAAATTAGCAAACCAGAACGTTCCAAACCCAAAAAGAAGCGAAATATAAATAAATGGGGACTCCTAATCAGTTTTTGTTTCATTATAATAGGTCTGGTGTGGTATGGGGTTAACCTAGGAATAATACCCTTCAATTTCCTCCAAGAACAAGCAGGACCCATTGTACTGGTTATAATAGGAATTTTAATTTTAATTAAATCATTTTAAATAGAAATATACCCGTTTAAAGTGAAAATACAATCATCTTACTTTTTTATTTACTTTTTTATATAAATGATCTAAACTAGAGGTTATACGATGAAACAATTGCTTGAAAAACTATCTAATGCTTCAGGAGTATCAGGATTCGAAGATGAAGTTCGTAAGGTCATGTCGGACGAACTTGAAAAATACGTGGATGATTTAGAAGTGGATGAAATGGGCAACCTAATTGCCACTAAAAAAGGGAAACCAGATGGTAAAAAAGTGATGTTAGCAGCCCACATGGATGAAATTGGTCTTATGGTCAGATACATTGATAAAAAGGGATTCATCAAATTCTCCAAAATGGGTGGAATCAATGACCAGATGCTCTTAAACCAGGAAGTTTTCATTCACAGCAATGGGAAAAAAATTTTAGGAGTAATAGGTAGTAAACCTCCACACAGAATGAAAGCTGCTGAGAAAAAAAAACCCGTGGAATCTGAAAACATGTTCATTGATATTGGCGCCTCCAGTAAGGAAGATGCAGAGGAGTTTGTTAATGTAGGCGACCCTATAACCATTAAACAGGAATTTGCAGAGCTTAAAAATGATCTGGTTATGGGAAAAGCCATGGACAACCGTGTGGGGTGTGCTATACTGGTGGAAGTGATGAAAAATGCCCAGACTGATGCCACCCTGTATGGAGTGGGAACTGTGCAGGAAGAAGTGGGACTTAAAGGTGCAAAAACCTCAGCCTACAAGATTAACCCTGACATGGCACTGGCCCTAGATGTCACCATATCCGGAGACCATCCTGGTATGAAAGAAGAGGAAGCACCCGCCAAAGAAGGTAAAGGACCATGCATAATACTCACTGATGCCAGTGGAAGAGGAATCATTACCCATCCTAAAGTTAAAGAACTCCTGATCAAAGTAGCCCAGGAAGAAGAAATACCTTACCAAATTGAGGTAAGTGAAGGAGGTACAACCGATGCCACAGCCATCCATCTAACCCGAGAAGGTATTCCCACTGGAGTTATATCACCACCATCCAGATATATACACACCCCAGTAAGTGTTGTTAACATCAAAGACGTGGAAAATGCGGTAAAACTTATCATAGCTGTGCTTAAAAATGTATAAAGCACATTTACTTTTTACATATGATTTTTTTGTATTATGAGGGATTAAATGAGTAAGATTATGATACTAATGTTTATAATTCTGTTGATACTGGGAGGGATAGGTATTAATAAGATTATCCAGGATGCTAGTTCGAATAAGGATTCTGCTTCCCGAAATACTCATCAAAATCCTCAAATGAACAACCAAATCTATCAATACACTTCAAACACCCAAAATTCAAACAGTTCAAACCAATCTGTAAGTCAAAACACTGAAACTTCCAGTAATTTGGCCACAGGTGACACCGTAAATCACCAACCCCCCAGTAGTTATCAATACCAATAATAAACAAAAAAAAGATTAAATAAAATGTTTTAGATAACAATAAATTGATTTTAAATGTAATAAACAGAAAAAAGAGATTAAAAAACCTTGGCAAGTTTTCATTCAAGATTTAATTAAGGGATCCATTCCCTTAACCATCATTCCTTAATCTTTATTCTCAACTCCAGAAACAATTTCAATCCCATTATCATTGATTTCGTAGGTCATAAATTGAGTAGGAGTTTTGGTGCTTCTCATTTTCACCACATCCATAACCCTCTCCCTGCGACCAGTGTATGGATTTTCTCTTTTCATAAGTTTGATAGCTCCATAAACTGAGAAAAGGGCGATTTCATTGAATTCTCGGGAGGTTGCACTGTCTAGAATTATCAGGGCGGTGATATTACGCTCCTTCAACTCGTAAACCAACAGATCGAAACGGTCCCTGAACTCGTAAGGTGTTAATTTAGCTGTGTAGCTGCCTATATTATCAATTATAACTGTTTCTGTGTCTTCAGGCAGGTCCCGGACGAACTTGGAGAAATTACCTTTCATAGCACCTACATCAATACTGATTTCGGCTTCAGTTACCTTAGCCCGGACAGCTGCCAGTTCTATAAATTGCAGGAGGCCACTTTCAGTGGCTGATTGAATATCCCAGCCAAAAGTTTCTCCTTGAGTGAAAAGATCCTTAGAATCCTCTTCAGTGGTTATGTATACAGTTTTGAGGTTCTGCTGGTAGCTTTTCATAGCAAATTGTAATCCGAATATAGTTTTTCCCGAACCAGCATCTCCAGTAATTAGGATGGTTTTTCCCCGGGGAAGTCCACCAGTAAACTTGTCAATTCCTTCAATTCCTGTTTTGATTCTCTCCAAAGACTTAGCCCCCTGTATAAATTTTTTACTGTACTGTTATTTAATGTATTTTAGTGTTATTTAATGTATTGAGACATTATTATTACTTAAATGGAAATATCTCATTCATTGCAAATATCCTTTCCCATTTTTAAGACAAACTAAACGAAACAACTTTCATTTGATTCTATTGCTATTACTTATAGTTAATCAAAAAGTTTTTTTCTTAAACGAAATTAGGGATTAATAATTAAGAATAACAGGCTTAGGCAACTCTATTATCTCTATTATCCATTTTTATACAGTTAGAATTATTCTATTTATCTAAGTGATATAACGAACTCAAATGAACATTTAGGATCATCATCCAGAAGACACTGGCTCTGTTCCACATGTCCCTTTAGAGAGGTCCAGGTAAAACTGCGTATAACTATGGCCCGGCATATTAGACAGAAAATAGGACTAACACTGTTTTCATCCGTCCAGGGGCAGTTAGCAAAGTTTAAATAACTTTTACCATTCCGGATAGTTATATCAGTGACGATACCCAAATTTGACATGAATTCACTTATCCAGGAAAGATAACACTGGAATAAAACCTCCTGATCCTCTTTATTTTCCGAACCTCGACTTATCTGGCATTTTTCTAGTTCATCCATGAACAGGGGTTTCATGTTTTTTTCAAATCTATCCGCAAAACTGCGGGCAATGTTATCTCGAATTTGTGGAGGAATGTTGGATGCAAAGACTGGTAGGGCACTCACCATAAAGCTGGAAAGCTCACCCCGGGCTTTATCCTTTAACAATTCCTCTTTTTCCTTAGCAGCCTTCCTACGTTCAGTTACATCCCTGAATACAAGAGCTACCCCTATAATACCACCATTTTCATCCTTGATGGGGGCGCTGCTATCATCTATAGGTATCTGATCACCATTTTTGTTGACCAATAGCACTTCAGCCGGCAAATCTATAATGGCATCATTTTCCACAACTTTTGACACTGGATCATCTACTGGTTCACCTGTTTCCTCGTGAACAACTTTAAAAATCTTGCCCAGTTGCTGACCAATTGCAGCATCATGTTCCCATCCCGTAATATTACTAGCAACAGGATTCATGAATTTGATATTACCATCTTTATCTGTGGCAATAACTGCATCACCAATACTTTCCAGAGTAGTGGAGAGCCATTTTTCACTTTCTTTAAGTTTACTTTCCATTTGATGCTTGTACAGGGCTACCTCAACTGCACTGTGCAGTTCTCGGTCTTCAAAGGGTTTGATTATATAACCAAAGGGTTCAGTGATTTTAGCCCTTTTCAAGGTTCTTTCGTCTGAATAAGCTGTTAAGTAAACAACAGGAACATCATATGCGTCTCTTATCTTCTGTGCTGCTTCAATACCGTCCATCTCACCTTTGAGAACTATGTCCATTAGAACCAGATCTGGCTTATTTTCTGCCACATGTTCAATGGCTTCCTCACCAGAAGGTGTTATTGCTGTAACCAGATATCCTAGACCTTCAGCCCGGTGTTTGATATCCATAGCCACTATACTTTCATCTTCAACAATCAATATTTTTACTTGAGACATGCCACTCCCCAAATTTCTAATATGAAAAATTTCTAATGTGAACTTTTAACAATATTGATTTTAAATTTGAACTTTATAAGATTTATTATTATTTTATCCTAAATATTGAGATTATAATGAGATTTTTTAATCAAACCTCATCTTTATGAAAAAAATCATAGATATCAGCAGCTAAATTCCGATTTATACCATTAACGCTAGCTATTTCATCAATTGAAGCATCAATTATAGATTCTAAATCTCCAAAATGTTTTAAAAGGTTTATTTTACGTTTAGGTCCTATGCCGGGAATTTCATCCAGGGGAGAACTGGTTAATTCTTTATGTCTGAGATTTTTATGATATTTAACTGCAAATCTATGCGCTTCATCGCGAACTCTCTGGAGTAGATGTAAAGCAGGAGATTTAGGGGGTAAAATAATAGGCAATGGAACTTCCGGTATGAAGACTTGTTCAAATTCCTTGGCTAAACCTATTACTCCTGTTTTAATGTTTAATGATTCTAAAACTTTTGTTGCGATATTTAACTGCCCGCGACCTCCATCCACCACAATAAGATCAGGGGGTGTTTCACCTTTATTTACCAGTTTTTTATATCTCCGGGTTAACACTTCTCTCATCATGCCATAATCATCAGGACCGGGAGTTTTTAGCTTATACTTCCGGTAATCTTTTTTTCGGGGTTTACCATCCTCAAAAACCACCATGGATGCAACAGCCATTTTACCTCCCAAGTTAGATACATCAAAGGCTTCTATTCTACGGGGAATTCTGGGTATTTTTAGGGAATTTTTTAATTCAAGCAAAGCTTTCCTGGAATGTTTATGGTGGTTGATGATTATATGTGCATTTTTAGTTACCATCTGAAGTAATCGTTGCTCTAAACCTTTCTCAGGGACTCTTAATGACACTTTGGGCAATTTTTTTGGATGTTCTTTTTGGAGTTTTCCATCATAGGGAATTATGGTTTTATCTCGAGTTGAGTTATCATCCGGAATCTTATTAGAAATCATTTCATCATTATCTGAATGAATTTTTCGATTATCATCTAGCCACTTCACTATGAGATTCTCATCTTCGATCATTACCGGAAGAAGTATTTCAGATGGTATCTGACGTGGTCCGGAGTAATATTGTTTAATGAAGGCAGTCAAGATTTTTGAAGGAGAATTATCCTCTGCTCCTTCCATTAAAAAATCCTCTTTTCCCATTATTTTTCCTTCCCGGACTCTGAAAACAACCACCACCACCAACTCATTGTCGCTGGCAAGTGAAACTACATCTTGATCCAGGTTACGGTTCAATTCCATCTTCTGTTTCTCCATCACCTCGCCCAGGGAGAATAATTGGTCCCTTATAACTGCGGCTTTCTCATAATCATGATTTAAAGCAGCCTGATCCATTTCTTTTCTTAAAAGATCCAGTACTTCCTGATGCTTGCCTTCTAAAAAAAGTCTTACTTTGTCCACATTTTCAAGGTATTCCTCTTTGCTCACCTGGCCCTTGCAAGGAGCGGGACAGAGATCTATTTGAAAATTGAGACATGGACCATCCATCCTTTTACAATCCCTTAACCGGAAGACCGGTTTCAAAAGTTTCAGAATACTTCTAACTGAAGTAACATCAGTGAAGGGACCGAAATACTGCGAATCATCCTCCAGCACACGGCGGGTTATCAAAAGTCTAGGATAATCTTCTGAGGTAATCTTTATGTATGGATATCGTTTATCGTCTTTTAAACGTATATTATAGCGGGGTAAATGTTTTTTAATGAGGTTGGACTCTAAGATGAGAGCTTCTTTTTCGGTGTCCGTTACCATGTAATCCATATGATGAAAATGGCGCATTAAGACTCGGGTCTTGGGATCATCTATTTCCTCTTTGAAATAACTTTTAACCCTCTTTTTAAGAGATCTGGCCTTACCCACATACAATATATTTTCCTGAACATCCTTCAGGAGATATACGCCTGGTTTTTCTGGTAAATCATCAGGATTTTTAATGGTAGTTGACAAAACAAGCCCTCTCAAACATATAA
This window contains:
- a CDS encoding class III signal peptide-containing protein: MGEQNEQNTIATATRLGAANASAEIGIVNNNVRPIRVSKVDMTGGTNINITIFLSDSNLTEIQKQTILSGVQQSIESSGYTVQNAGKNLTITTSRHNYLIKLN
- a CDS encoding M42 family metallopeptidase, whose translation is MKQLLEKLSNASGVSGFEDEVRKVMSDELEKYVDDLEVDEMGNLIATKKGKPDGKKVMLAAHMDEIGLMVRYIDKKGFIKFSKMGGINDQMLLNQEVFIHSNGKKILGVIGSKPPHRMKAAEKKKPVESENMFIDIGASSKEDAEEFVNVGDPITIKQEFAELKNDLVMGKAMDNRVGCAILVEVMKNAQTDATLYGVGTVQEEVGLKGAKTSAYKINPDMALALDVTISGDHPGMKEEEAPAKEGKGPCIILTDASGRGIITHPKVKELLIKVAQEEEIPYQIEVSEGGTTDATAIHLTREGIPTGVISPPSRYIHTPVSVVNIKDVENAVKLIIAVLKNV
- a CDS encoding recombinase; protein product: MERIKTGIEGIDKFTGGLPRGKTILITGDAGSGKTIFGLQFAMKSYQQNLKTVYITTEEDSKDLFTQGETFGWDIQSATESGLLQFIELAAVRAKVTEAEISIDVGAMKGNFSKFVRDLPEDTETVIIDNIGSYTAKLTPYEFRDRFDLLVYELKERNITALIILDSATSREFNEIALFSVYGAIKLMKRENPYTGRRERVMDVVKMRSTKTPTQFMTYEINDNGIEIVSGVENKD
- a CDS encoding methanogen output domain 1-containing protein, producing MSQVKILIVEDESIVAMDIKHRAEGLGYLVTAITPSGEEAIEHVAENKPDLVLMDIVLKGEMDGIEAAQKIRDAYDVPVVYLTAYSDERTLKRAKITEPFGYIIKPFEDRELHSAVEVALYKHQMESKLKESEKWLSTTLESIGDAVIATDKDGNIKFMNPVASNITGWEHDAAIGQQLGKIFKVVHEETGEPVDDPVSKVVENDAIIDLPAEVLLVNKNGDQIPIDDSSAPIKDENGGIIGVALVFRDVTERRKAAKEKEELLKDKARGELSSFMVSALPVFASNIPPQIRDNIARSFADRFEKNMKPLFMDELEKCQISRGSENKEDQEVLFQCYLSWISEFMSNLGIVTDITIRNGKSYLNFANCPWTDENSVSPIFCLICRAIVIRSFTWTSLKGHVEQSQCLLDDDPKCSFEFVISLR
- the uvrC gene encoding excinuclease ABC subunit C; its protein translation is MSTTIKNPDDLPEKPGVYLLKDVQENILYVGKARSLKKRVKSYFKEEIDDPKTRVLMRHFHHMDYMVTDTEKEALILESNLIKKHLPRYNIRLKDDKRYPYIKITSEDYPRLLITRRVLEDDSQYFGPFTDVTSVRSILKLLKPVFRLRDCKRMDGPCLNFQIDLCPAPCKGQVSKEEYLENVDKVRLFLEGKHQEVLDLLRKEMDQAALNHDYEKAAVIRDQLFSLGEVMEKQKMELNRNLDQDVVSLASDNELVVVVVFRVREGKIMGKEDFLMEGAEDNSPSKILTAFIKQYYSGPRQIPSEILLPVMIEDENLIVKWLDDNRKIHSDNDEMISNKIPDDNSTRDKTIIPYDGKLQKEHPKKLPKVSLRVPEKGLEQRLLQMVTKNAHIIINHHKHSRKALLELKNSLKIPRIPRRIEAFDVSNLGGKMAVASMVVFEDGKPRKKDYRKYKLKTPGPDDYGMMREVLTRRYKKLVNKGETPPDLIVVDGGRGQLNIATKVLESLNIKTGVIGLAKEFEQVFIPEVPLPIILPPKSPALHLLQRVRDEAHRFAVKYHKNLRHKELTSSPLDEIPGIGPKRKINLLKHFGDLESIIDASIDEIASVNGINRNLAADIYDFFHKDEV